CGTGGGCAGCGCCTCGATCCGGTCGGTGTTCCACGGCCGGGCCCAGCCGCCCAGGTCCAGCAGGGTGCTGAGCACACCGGCGGTGAAGCCCCAGACGAGCATCCCCCGGGAGTGGAAGGCGGGGCCGATCCAGCCGCTCGAGTGACGCACCCGCAGCCGGTGGGCCGGGTCGGCCAGCTCCGCCAGCGGCAGCCGGGCGACGTGCGCGACCTCGCGCGGATCGTGCGCGCCGACCGGGTGCGGCGCGTGCCACCAGGCCAGCACGGGGGTGACCAGGAAGTCGGTGACCGGGATCCACAGCGTGGGCAGCTGCGCCAGCACGGTGACGCTGGCCGGGTCGAGCCCGACCTCCTCGTTCGCCTCGCGCAGCGCCGTCGCGGTCAGATCCGCGTCCTGCGGCTCCACCGCGCCGCCGGGAAAGGCGGGCTGACCCGCGTGGGTACGCAGGGTCGCGGCACGCTGCATGATCAGCACGTCGGGCCCGTGCTCGCCCTCGGCCAGCAGGATGAGCACGGCGGCGGGGCGGCCGCCCTCGTCAGGGGTGGGGATGCGGGTGAAGTCCACGGCACGCGCGTCGCGCACCCGGGTCAGCAGCGGCTCGAACCAGCCGGGCAGCCGCCCGTCGGCCCGCTCGGTCGTCCCGACCTGCTCGCTCATACCCTCTCCCTGCTCCCGTCGCGACCGGCCGCGGCCGCTCCCGGCCCACCTGCCCGCGCGTTCATGCCCGCTGCGCGCCCTGCCCGCTCATGCCCCAGCCAGGTGCTGGTCGACAAGCCGGGACAGGGTCTCATCGGTGAGCGCGACGTCGCGGTAGACGGCGGCCCGGCCGTCCGGCCCGACGAGCAGCGTCATCGGCAGCAGCTTCTCCCCGAGCGCGGCCTGCAGTGCGCCACCGCGGTCGTACACGGCGGGCATGCCGATCCTCAGCTCATCGGCGAGCCAGGCGGCGGCGGCGCGGTCGTCCCTGGTCACCACACCGAGCACCGGCACCCGGCCGCTGTCGGCCAGCCGCTGCAGCGCGGGCAGCTCCGCCCGGCATGGCTCGCACCAGGAGCCCCACAGGTTGATCACGAGCGGCCCGCGCAGCTCGCCGACACGCACGTCGTCGCCCCCGGCCAGGCACGGCAGCGACAGCTCAGGAAGATCCACAACGCGCAGCCTCGCCACCGGCCGCGCGTCGGCTGAAGCCGCCGGGCCAGGGCCGGTGCCGGTCGCCGGGCTCGGCGCAGGCGGGGTCGCCGCGCTGCCGGTCAGCGGAGCGCAGGCGGCGAACGGCTGCGGCACCTTCTCGTCCGGGCCGGGCGCGCCCGGCCCGCAGCCCGCCGCGAGCACGGCGACGAGGGCAGTCAGCGCCGCCGCGAGGCGTCCGCTTCGAGGGCTGCCCGTGGCCCGCCGCAGCGGTGACCGCCATCCCCCGGAAACTGCCGGCGATGCCGCGTCGACTGTCGCCGGCAACGCTGCGGCGACCCCCCTCTTTCGGGGAAACTGCGGGTTCGCGGCGGCAGGTCGCTGCACTTTCCCCGAAACTGCGGGCACGTCAGGGTGCGCGGCCCCGCCGGGGGACGCGAGGGAGGGACGGGTCATGGGGTGACTCCGGCGAGGGCGGCGATCTCGGCGGTGCGAGGGCCCTTCAAGAGCTTGACGGCCTCGGCGGGGTTCGTCGGGCCGGTGCCGTAGGACGGGCACATGGCTGCCAGGGGGCAGGCGCCGCAGGCGGGCTTGCGCGCGTGGCAGAC
The Catellatospora sp. IY07-71 DNA segment above includes these coding regions:
- a CDS encoding CoA pyrophosphatase produces the protein MSEQVGTTERADGRLPGWFEPLLTRVRDARAVDFTRIPTPDEGGRPAAVLILLAEGEHGPDVLIMQRAATLRTHAGQPAFPGGAVEPQDADLTATALREANEEVGLDPASVTVLAQLPTLWIPVTDFLVTPVLAWWHAPHPVGAHDPREVAHVARLPLAELADPAHRLRVRHSSGWIGPAFHSRGMLVWGFTAGVLSTLLDLGGWARPWNTDRIEALPTPPATLSGTSDVPSVG
- a CDS encoding TlpA disulfide reductase family protein, producing MLAAGCGPGAPGPDEKVPQPFAACAPLTGSAATPPAPSPATGTGPGPAASADARPVARLRVVDLPELSLPCLAGGDDVRVGELRGPLVINLWGSWCEPCRAELPALQRLADSGRVPVLGVVTRDDRAAAAWLADELRIGMPAVYDRGGALQAALGEKLLPMTLLVGPDGRAAVYRDVALTDETLSRLVDQHLAGA